From Hydra vulgaris chromosome 15, alternate assembly HydraT2T_AEP, one genomic window encodes:
- the LOC136092004 gene encoding E3 SUMO-protein ligase ZBED1-like, which yields MAAATNESNVSVKHLTGKLSKHFVFKLNADGKVDEGDKIYCVHCNKQFAFRGSNTSLTYHLQHKHPLKYQQVVDSERKMTPHIKSITNLFTCQSNNPVSEKVSADLKVAIAHWIASSGRPTAIVEDAGLEAVLRIALQNQTYTLPSRRTIDTVIREMYNEKLNEHKKALECIHSIALTTDSTNNESYCGITGHWIDSEWKLTSVALACINVEERHTADNVANFYEEFAATWNIAEKISCIVTDSARNMVAAIGRTDYSHIPCIVHCLQLSILAGLKAADSSPILAKCRHLVGHFKRSSRNTSELKASQAITSNRSDDVKFHKLQQDVATRWNSTYLMLARLLEVKDAIKQYHIDHPENYTGDKLRELDWEKMSKFVSVLGPLADATEYIGSEQYATCSAVLPLEAFLRRLLRVNDDDPGYIARFKSATLNDFSDRIENIDALPTLQMAVALDPRYKKLGCLSREKREAVWTILSNAFRVYCNQRQRAERETTTSTGEASEPVRKKLKLTLLVSDSESQSSSDESQTVHGLLAELTRYQEEGVIPETENPLMWWQLNRHRYPNLSSFVQTILCVPATSVPCERLFSSSGYIVNKLRSCLLPENVNVLVCLRDWLK from the coding sequence ATGGCTGCGGCAACTAATGAAAGCAACGTTTCTGTCAAACATTTAACTGGAAAGTTAAGCAAgcattttgttttcaagttGAATGCTGATGGTAAAGTAGACGAAGGTGATAAAATATACTGCGTTCACTGCAATAAACAGTTTGCTTTCCGTGGCTCAAACACATCGCTGACTTATCACCTTCAGCACAAGCATCCTCTGAAATATCAACAGGTTGTCGACAGTGAACGTAAGATGACCCCTCATATAAAATCAATCACCAATTTATTTACGTGTCAGTCAAACAACCCTGTCAGTGAAAAGGTCTCAGCCGACCTGAAGGTGGCAATAGCTCATTGGATTGCCAGTTCTGGACGTCCAACAGCAATTGTAGAAGATGCTGGACTAGAGGCGGTGCTTCGTATTGCCCTTCAAAACCAGACTTATACTTTGCCTAGTCGCCGTACAATCGACACTGTCATTAGAGAAATGTACAATGAGAAGTTGAATGAGCACAAGAAAGCTCTAGAATGCATTCATAGTATTGCTCTAACTACTGACTCCACCAACAATGAATCGTACTGTGGGATAACAGGTCATTGGATTGATTCTGAGTGGAAACTGACGTCTGTCGCTTTAGCTTGCATAAATGTTGAAGAAAGGCACACTGCTGATAATGTTGCCAATTTCTATGAAGAGTTTGCCGCAACGTGGAACATTGCTGAAAAAATTAGCTGTATCGTAACGGACAGTGCACGAAATATGGTTGCTGCTATAGGACGGACGGATTACAGCCATATACCGTGTATTGTACACTGTCTTCAACTGAGCATACTAGCAGGTTTGAAAGCAGCTGATTCATCTCCTATTCTGGCTAAATGTCGACACCTAGTTGGACATTTTAAGCGCAGTTCAAGGAATACATCAGAGCTAAAGGCCAGCCAAGCCATTACCTCTAACAGGTCTGACGATGTGAAGTTTCACAAATTGCAGCAGGATGTAGCTACGCGGTGGAACAGTACCTACCTAATGTTAGCCAGATTGCTGGAAGTGAAAGATGCCATTAAGCAGTATCATATTGACCATCCCGAGAATTACACTGGAGATAAACTAAGGGAGTTGGACTGGGagaaaatgtcaaaatttgtcTCGGTATTGGGTCCACTTGCAGATGCTACTGAGTATATTGGTAGTGAACAGTATGCTACATGTTCGGCTGTACTTCCGTTAGAAGCATTTTTGCGCAGACTTCTGCGGGTTAATGATGACGATCCAGGGTATATAGCACGTTTCAAATCTGCAACACTAAATGACTTCTCAGATCGCATTGAAAACATTGATGCATTGCCAACGTTGCAAATGGCTGTGGCATTAGACCCACGTTACAAGAAACTCGGCTGTCTCTCAAGAGAGAAACGTGAAGCAGTTTGGACAATACTTTCTAATGCATTTCGGGTGTACTGTAACCAAAGGCAGAGAGCTGAACGTGAAACTACTACCAGCACTGGCGAGGCATCAGAACCTGTGCGTAAGAAACTGAAACTTACTCTGTTGGTCAGCGACTCGGAATCGCAATCCTCATCAGATGAATCACAAACAGTACATGGCTTACTGGCTGAGCTTACACGATATCAAGAAGAAGGTGTAATTCCAGAAACTGAGAATCCCCTCATGTGGTGGCAACTGAACAGGCATCGTTACCCTAACCTGAGCAGTTTTGTGCAGACAATTCTGTGTGTACCTGCCACTTCTGTTCCTTGTGAAAGACTGTTTAGTTCGTCAGGGTACATTGTCAACAAACTGCGATCTTGTCTACTTCCAGAAAACGTTAACGTCCTCGTTTGTTTACGTGACTGGCTAAAGTGA